Proteins encoded by one window of Alkalinema sp. FACHB-956:
- a CDS encoding bifunctional riboflavin kinase/FAD synthetase has translation MRISSSIKTVLKPTVAALGNFDGLHCGHRQVIQPILTQSVGQTLAHGSERIYSTVVSFSPHPVEFFSGKTVPTLTPGNEKAYQLQQMGVDQLVLLPFDHALARLTPEEFVQEILVQNLQARFVSVGEDFRFGCRRSGTAEDLRAIAATYGIEVVLVALETFQGERISSTAIRKALQTGDLATANRMLGRSYSLVGEVVKGQQLGRTIGFPTANLALPARKLIPHQGVYAVRVSGIVGTSHPVLGVMNIGNRPTVDGVQQTIEVHLLDWSGDLYGQTLTVELLEFIRMEQKFLSLDDLKAQITTDCAIARQRLALCK, from the coding sequence TGCATTGCGGACATCGACAGGTTATCCAGCCAATTTTGACCCAGTCGGTCGGGCAAACGCTTGCCCATGGGTCTGAGCGTATTTACTCGACGGTGGTGAGTTTTTCGCCCCATCCTGTGGAGTTTTTCTCGGGAAAAACGGTGCCTACGTTGACGCCGGGGAACGAGAAAGCCTACCAACTCCAACAGATGGGGGTCGATCAACTGGTTCTGTTGCCTTTTGACCATGCCTTGGCGCGGTTAACGCCTGAGGAGTTTGTGCAGGAGATTTTAGTCCAGAATTTGCAGGCGCGGTTTGTCAGCGTTGGGGAGGATTTCCGGTTTGGTTGTCGCCGATCGGGGACGGCGGAAGACCTGCGGGCGATCGCGGCGACCTATGGCATTGAGGTGGTTTTGGTGGCGCTGGAAACGTTCCAGGGGGAGCGGATCAGCAGCACTGCGATTCGCAAGGCGTTGCAAACGGGAGATTTGGCCACTGCCAACCGGATGCTGGGGCGTTCCTACAGTTTGGTGGGCGAGGTGGTGAAGGGGCAGCAGTTGGGTCGCACGATCGGGTTTCCAACGGCGAATTTGGCGTTGCCTGCGCGGAAGTTGATTCCCCATCAAGGGGTTTATGCGGTGCGGGTGTCGGGGATTGTGGGGACGTCTCATCCGGTGTTAGGGGTGATGAATATTGGCAATCGTCCGACGGTGGATGGGGTGCAGCAAACGATCGAGGTGCATTTGCTGGATTGGAGTGGGGATCTGTACGGCCAAACGCTGACGGTGGAACTCCTGGAATTTATCCGCATGGAGCAGAAATTCTTGTCTTTGGATGATCTGAAGGCGCAAATCACGACGGATTGCGCGATCGCTCGTCAACGTCTGGCGCTTTGCAAGTAA
- a CDS encoding DUF2283 domain-containing protein has translation MKVKYDAEADILIFVLLDQPPANAIAEPGGIIVSYSDTNEPVSIEFLNASKRQLFNPAEMNLTIST, from the coding sequence ATGAAAGTTAAATACGATGCTGAAGCCGACATCCTCATCTTCGTTCTACTCGACCAGCCACCCGCCAACGCGATCGCCGAACCCGGCGGCATCATCGTCAGCTACAGCGACACCAACGAACCCGTCAGCATCGAATTCCTTAACGCCTCCAAACGCCAGCTCTTTAACCCTGCCGAAATGAACCTGACCATTTCCACATAG
- a CDS encoding DUF4258 domain-containing protein encodes MQIVWTKHAEERQQQWQQRLEITREEIETVLTQPQQIVTEDEVRIAQSLRGDGLLRVVFTDIGNTRRIITLYWTNQINRYWQEEPHES; translated from the coding sequence ATGCAAATCGTTTGGACAAAGCACGCAGAGGAGCGTCAACAACAATGGCAACAACGACTCGAAATTACCCGCGAGGAAATCGAAACCGTCCTTACTCAACCCCAACAAATCGTCACCGAAGATGAAGTCCGCATCGCCCAATCCCTGCGAGGCGACGGACTACTCAGAGTCGTCTTCACCGATATCGGCAACACCCGCCGCATCATCACCCTCTACTGGACAAACCAAATCAACCGCTATTGGCAGGAGGAACCCCATGAAAGTTAA
- a CDS encoding tetratricopeptide repeat protein, with translation MPPEEAIQVADEVLLAHAGTPLTDIQRMILRDSLAGKGYGDMVGYDTQHIKNEGKKLWDLLSHALEEKVSKTSFRGALEKRWKLGKLPPTPPMLSIYNPQTWVGRKTIIDKCLPKLQGQARILWITGISGIGKTALGECLASQAWESNPTFQWLYLEILEGQSPEFISVAADLLAKLGDVDLDSQERNDPKRLIERLLRKLKVSRYWLQVDSLERLLSSEKLTETEFVDRHWVTFLQQCLTEPNFASRLVLTAQALPSSLAELEERYPNCWQAITLQGLLAHQSDDQQSNEHLALFAKNGLSVDNSSASHLRRIGQIYEGHPLVLQVIAKEILAAPFNGNGLMYWDRYGNEFEQVARELQAERVSPELYNQALQKRVRRRVELSLKQLPTDALELLCRSSVYRRPVPETFWLSMLEEKTSQQRQQAYQILNERAFVEREGIHQNQFLIRQHNLVRAVAYDLLKADTHLWHQSERQAAHLWLTAYALGFETPNLEIVRGYLEAVEHYYEAGNWKAAKEILLTPLDSVSKMHILQQLAFWSLHQEGIQVCQKILKKFTFGTDIICLVGMLGNYYLHLDNYSKALDYYEQALKIAREIRDCQVEGAALNGLGNVYKKLRQYEQAIDFYQQHRKIAQKIGDHQSEGAALGNLGVVFYDLGQYEQAIDFCQQHRKIAQKIRDRWSEGIALGNMGATQLKLKQYPESLTNTQTALKIFQEIGFRFGEAEALKQLAELHQALGKVEMAQQYCQQALELATELGIPLAEECEKLQESITSSISILSG, from the coding sequence ATGCCCCCAGAAGAAGCCATCCAGGTTGCCGATGAAGTACTGCTTGCTCATGCTGGCACTCCTTTAACGGATATCCAGCGCATGATTTTGCGAGATTCCCTAGCTGGTAAAGGCTACGGGGACATGGTTGGCTACGATACTCAACACATCAAAAATGAGGGCAAGAAACTGTGGGACTTGCTTTCCCACGCTTTAGAGGAGAAAGTCAGCAAAACCAGTTTTAGAGGCGCGTTAGAGAAACGTTGGAAGTTAGGCAAGCTGCCCCCCACGCCGCCGATGCTGTCGATTTACAATCCGCAAACTTGGGTGGGGCGCAAGACAATTATTGATAAGTGTCTGCCTAAACTACAAGGACAAGCCAGAATCCTATGGATTACGGGTATTTCCGGGATCGGGAAAACGGCATTGGGAGAATGTCTCGCTAGCCAAGCATGGGAGAGCAATCCGACCTTCCAATGGCTGTATCTAGAGATTTTGGAGGGACAAAGTCCGGAATTCATCTCGGTTGCGGCGGATCTGCTGGCGAAGTTGGGAGATGTCGATCTAGATTCGCAGGAACGGAATGACCCGAAACGTCTGATAGAGCGGCTATTGCGCAAGCTGAAAGTCAGTCGCTATTGGCTTCAGGTGGATTCGTTAGAACGATTGCTCAGTTCTGAAAAGCTGACTGAGACAGAATTTGTCGATCGGCACTGGGTGACTTTTCTTCAGCAGTGTTTGACGGAACCAAATTTTGCCAGTCGGTTGGTGTTGACGGCGCAAGCGTTGCCGAGTTCGTTGGCGGAATTGGAAGAGCGCTATCCCAATTGTTGGCAGGCCATTACGTTACAGGGGTTGTTAGCGCATCAGTCAGATGATCAGCAATCGAATGAACATCTAGCGCTATTCGCTAAGAATGGCTTGAGTGTAGATAACAGTAGTGCAAGCCATTTGCGACGCATTGGGCAAATCTATGAAGGTCATCCTTTGGTGTTGCAGGTAATTGCTAAAGAAATTCTGGCTGCACCGTTTAATGGCAACGGGTTGATGTATTGGGATCGCTATGGCAATGAGTTTGAACAGGTTGCACGGGAACTACAAGCGGAACGGGTTAGCCCAGAACTCTATAATCAAGCCCTACAAAAGCGAGTTCGTCGTCGGGTGGAACTGTCGCTGAAGCAGTTGCCTACTGATGCGTTGGAGTTGCTCTGTCGGAGTTCGGTCTATCGTCGTCCTGTTCCTGAAACGTTTTGGCTATCGATGCTTGAAGAGAAGACCTCTCAGCAACGGCAGCAGGCTTACCAGATTTTGAATGAACGGGCTTTTGTGGAACGAGAAGGAATTCATCAAAATCAGTTTTTGATTCGCCAACATAATCTTGTGCGGGCAGTTGCCTATGATTTGCTCAAGGCTGATACTCACCTTTGGCATCAATCGGAACGGCAAGCGGCTCACCTTTGGCTGACGGCTTATGCATTGGGCTTTGAGACCCCAAATCTGGAAATAGTGCGTGGCTACCTGGAAGCAGTTGAGCACTACTATGAGGCGGGGAATTGGAAAGCAGCTAAAGAGATTCTTTTAACACCTCTAGATTCTGTTAGTAAGATGCATATTCTCCAACAATTAGCATTCTGGAGTCTACATCAGGAAGGTATCCAGGTCTGTCAAAAGATTTTAAAGAAATTTACTTTTGGCACAGATATTATCTGCCTTGTTGGTATGTTAGGCAACTACTACTTACATTTGGATAATTACTCAAAAGCACTTGACTATTATGAGCAAGCCTTGAAGATCGCGCGGGAGATTAGAGATTGTCAGGTCGAAGGCGCGGCTTTGAACGGGCTGGGAAATGTATACAAGAAGTTGAGACAGTATGAACAAGCGATCGACTTCTATCAGCAACACCGAAAGATCGCGCAGAAGATTGGAGATCACCAAAGCGAAGGTGCTGCCCTAGGTAATCTAGGAGTTGTGTTCTACGATTTAGGGCAATATGAACAAGCGATCGACTTCTGTCAGCAACACCGAAAGATCGCGCAGAAGATTAGAGATCGTTGGAGCGAAGGCATTGCATTGGGCAACATGGGCGCAACCCAACTCAAACTAAAGCAGTATCCAGAATCATTGACCAACACGCAGACAGCACTGAAGATTTTTCAAGAGATTGGCTTTCGATTTGGTGAAGCCGAAGCCCTCAAACAGTTGGCCGAACTGCATCAAGCTTTAGGCAAAGTCGAAATGGCACAGCAGTATTGTCAGCAAGCGTTGGAATTAGCGACAGAGTTGGGCATTCCGCTGGCAGAAGAATGCGAAAAATTGCAGGAAAGCATTACCAGTAGCATCTCAATCTTGTCGGGATAA
- a CDS encoding P-loop NTPase fold protein, producing MTTTNEDVLKFLDYYVKLDNPGYAVLLTGPWGCGKTYLVKEYLKTNKNVKDQYIYASLFGISKKEEIENIFFTELFPSLNSPGVRLVSGLMSNLISLTVRQSPDLSFSVKPTHASLGIKELLTNLTNKIIVFDDLERCKIDQAELFGYINELVEHEMCRVILIANEEELKKREDLQRQSQLSDIQPQEKESQTTPYLQPTRVSRSQEKELKEALNPLQAQSPTTYTSIKEKLVGHTLRFESCASQALDNFISQISCGEVRALLKKMKNDILQLHEKSKSQNLRHLKQAIREFERLYHEIKLQELLKDLHKENKEEQKQKVISYLAKLHIILIYESRSGLHREQLQEFIKALHSFVDDNSKSSVSQLAKKYEEHFRRQEHLIDDYLWKEIIYDGKISCDLINQSIRKTSYFYKEEVPDWLEILDLSNLEDNRFCELLTSIEKRFLKSDFDSDFGFENVGELLHVAGVFLFCIQEGINSPFPEAKIVVDQARSILQDARDGWKLSERPVGQLNRGENRSYARYAYLCENSDDFKDLIAAANQYEIAKYEHDKISYAQYLLKLVQTDPRQFFSEVTIPNPSIGGSNFETLENYATIPILHLIDSQEFVDKVVAMPRKTAGIIFDALKERYQSGSLNNKLKDEAEWIKTVKELFEQQVTLKYGTLSGWWLKRYVKGSFEPIIESIHSSD from the coding sequence ATGACCACAACGAATGAGGATGTTCTAAAGTTCCTGGACTACTATGTCAAGCTGGACAACCCAGGTTATGCCGTTCTATTGACAGGGCCATGGGGCTGTGGAAAAACCTATCTTGTGAAGGAGTATCTGAAGACAAACAAAAATGTTAAGGATCAATATATCTATGCCAGCTTATTTGGCATTTCAAAGAAAGAAGAGATTGAAAATATATTTTTTACTGAACTCTTTCCATCTTTGAATTCTCCAGGAGTCCGTTTGGTCAGTGGACTAATGAGTAATCTGATTAGCTTAACAGTTCGACAGTCTCCTGATTTGTCGTTTTCTGTTAAGCCGACTCATGCATCCTTAGGAATTAAAGAATTGCTGACAAATTTGACTAATAAGATTATTGTTTTCGATGATTTAGAAAGATGCAAAATTGATCAAGCTGAGCTTTTTGGTTACATCAATGAGCTAGTTGAACATGAAATGTGTCGAGTCATTCTCATTGCGAACGAAGAAGAGCTTAAAAAACGAGAAGATTTACAAAGACAGTCTCAGCTTAGTGATATCCAACCACAAGAAAAAGAGTCGCAAACGACACCATATCTCCAACCAACTCGAGTAAGCAGGTCACAAGAAAAAGAATTAAAAGAAGCTCTGAATCCTTTACAGGCTCAATCACCCACAACATATACATCGATTAAAGAAAAGCTTGTTGGACATACATTAAGATTTGAATCATGTGCTTCACAAGCACTAGATAATTTCATCAGCCAAATCTCTTGTGGGGAAGTTCGCGCTTTGTTGAAAAAAATGAAAAATGATATTTTACAATTGCACGAGAAGTCAAAATCACAGAACCTCCGACACCTAAAACAGGCAATTCGCGAATTTGAACGTTTATATCATGAAATTAAGCTTCAAGAACTCTTGAAAGACTTACACAAGGAAAATAAAGAGGAACAGAAACAGAAAGTCATCAGTTATCTAGCAAAACTCCATATCATTCTTATTTACGAATCTCGAAGTGGGTTACACAGGGAGCAACTCCAGGAATTTATAAAGGCTTTACATTCTTTTGTCGATGACAACTCCAAAAGTAGTGTATCTCAACTGGCGAAAAAATACGAAGAACATTTTCGTAGACAGGAACATTTAATTGATGACTACCTGTGGAAAGAAATAATTTACGATGGGAAAATCTCGTGTGATTTGATTAATCAGTCAATAAGAAAGACATCTTACTTTTATAAAGAAGAAGTTCCCGATTGGTTAGAAATACTAGATTTATCTAATCTGGAAGATAACAGGTTTTGTGAACTTCTGACTTCGATCGAGAAGCGTTTTTTAAAATCTGATTTTGATTCTGATTTTGGCTTTGAAAATGTTGGAGAGCTATTGCATGTAGCTGGAGTATTTCTTTTTTGCATTCAAGAAGGAATCAATTCACCGTTTCCTGAAGCAAAAATTGTTGTAGATCAAGCTAGATCAATTCTGCAAGATGCAAGAGATGGATGGAAACTATCTGAACGTCCAGTAGGGCAATTAAATCGCGGCGAAAATAGATCCTATGCCAGGTATGCATATCTTTGCGAGAATTCTGATGATTTTAAAGATCTTATAGCTGCTGCGAATCAATATGAAATAGCAAAGTATGAGCATGACAAAATTAGTTATGCTCAATATCTTCTGAAACTCGTTCAGACAGACCCAAGACAGTTTTTTTCTGAAGTCACCATACCTAATCCCAGTATTGGGGGAAGTAACTTTGAGACATTAGAAAACTATGCAACCATCCCTATTTTACATCTTATTGATTCCCAAGAATTTGTTGATAAAGTCGTAGCAATGCCAAGGAAGACAGCAGGAATAATCTTTGATGCATTGAAAGAAAGATATCAGTCAGGCTCCCTCAATAACAAGTTAAAAGATGAAGCAGAATGGATTAAAACTGTAAAAGAACTTTTTGAGCAGCAGGTAACATTGAAGTATGGCACTCTTTCAGGTTGGTGGCTTAAGAGATATGTCAAAGGTTCTTTCGAGCCGATTATTGAATCAATTCACTCATCTGACTAA
- a CDS encoding carbon-nitrogen hydrolase family protein, whose protein sequence is MKSYLAAAIQMTSVPDLKKNLAQAEELIDLAVRRGAELIGLPENFSFLGDEAAKIDQAEAIATESEKFLKIMAQRYQVTILGGGYPVSAGDGKVYNTALLVDIDGQEAARYEKAHLFDVNVPDGNTYLESATVVPGTKLPAIYPSKDFGNLGLSICYDVRFPELFRHLSQKGADVIFVPAAFTAYTGKDHWQVLLQARAIENTCYIIAPAQTGWHNSIRQSHGHALIIDPWGTVLSDAGTEPGFAIAEINPTRIQQVRRQMPSLQHRVFV, encoded by the coding sequence ATGAAATCCTACCTAGCGGCTGCCATTCAAATGACCAGTGTGCCCGATCTGAAAAAGAATCTGGCCCAGGCTGAAGAACTCATCGACCTCGCAGTGCGACGCGGCGCAGAACTCATTGGCCTCCCCGAAAACTTTTCCTTCCTCGGAGACGAAGCCGCCAAAATCGACCAAGCCGAAGCGATCGCCACCGAAAGCGAAAAATTCCTCAAAATCATGGCGCAGCGCTACCAAGTCACCATCCTTGGCGGCGGCTACCCCGTTTCCGCAGGCGACGGCAAAGTCTACAACACCGCCCTCCTCGTTGATATCGACGGCCAAGAAGCTGCCCGCTACGAAAAAGCCCACCTCTTCGACGTCAACGTCCCCGACGGCAACACCTACCTCGAATCCGCCACCGTCGTCCCCGGCACCAAATTGCCCGCCATCTACCCCTCCAAAGACTTCGGCAACCTCGGCCTCTCCATCTGCTACGACGTTCGCTTCCCAGAACTCTTCCGCCACCTCTCCCAAAAAGGCGCAGATGTCATCTTCGTCCCCGCCGCCTTCACCGCCTACACCGGAAAAGACCACTGGCAAGTCCTGCTACAAGCCCGCGCGATCGAAAACACCTGCTACATCATCGCCCCCGCCCAAACCGGCTGGCACAACAGCATCCGCCAATCCCACGGCCACGCCCTCATCATCGACCCCTGGGGCACCGTCCTCTCCGACGCAGGCACCGAACCCGGCTTCGCGATCGCGGAAATCAACCCCACCCGCATCCAGCAAGTCCGCCGACAAATGCCCTCCCTACAACACCGCGTCTTCGTGTAA
- a CDS encoding cation:proton antiporter, whose product MQSTAPALAETVTESASADPSLVLAAVLLSLVVIYLASKLGGEICDRINLPPVLGELVAGVLVGISALHLLIFPGQGIDASMSLIMQLLQGSTAMSLPELQATFEAQSEVISVLSELGVVILLFEIGLESNLKELLKVGVQATIVAVVGVVVPFGLGTAGLMSFFGVAAIPAIFAGAALTATSIGITAKVLSELGRLTSREGQIIVGAAVMDDVLGIIVLAVVGGLVKTGEIQISNVIYLIVSAAVFLVGGVWAGRLFMPFFLSLVANLKTRGQLLISSLIFAFTLSYIGAVIQLEAILGAFIAGLILAETDRRKELEEQVIPIADMLVPVFFVVVGARTDVSVLNPFNPSNREGLIIAAFLIVVAIVGKVVTGFTVFGQPGINRLAIGVGMIPRGEVGLVFAAYGASSGVLNASLQAAIIVMVILTTFLAPPLLRLVFASSLTPELTSQAD is encoded by the coding sequence GTGCAATCCACCGCACCAGCCCTCGCGGAAACCGTGACTGAATCTGCCTCTGCGGATCCCTCCTTAGTCCTGGCAGCCGTTTTACTGAGCCTCGTGGTCATCTATCTGGCCAGCAAACTCGGCGGCGAAATCTGCGATCGCATTAACCTGCCACCCGTCCTCGGCGAATTAGTCGCTGGAGTGCTCGTGGGCATCTCCGCCCTGCATTTGCTGATCTTCCCCGGCCAAGGCATCGACGCCAGCATGTCGCTGATCATGCAACTGCTCCAAGGCTCTACGGCAATGAGCCTGCCGGAACTGCAAGCCACCTTCGAAGCCCAAAGCGAAGTCATTTCCGTCCTGTCGGAACTGGGCGTCGTCATCCTACTTTTCGAAATTGGCCTCGAATCTAACCTCAAGGAACTGCTCAAGGTCGGGGTTCAGGCCACGATCGTCGCGGTCGTCGGCGTTGTCGTCCCCTTTGGCCTCGGCACCGCAGGCTTGATGAGCTTCTTCGGCGTCGCGGCCATTCCCGCCATCTTTGCCGGAGCCGCCCTCACCGCCACCAGCATCGGCATCACCGCCAAAGTGCTATCCGAACTGGGGCGTCTCACCTCGCGGGAAGGCCAAATCATCGTCGGTGCGGCAGTCATGGATGATGTCCTCGGCATTATCGTCCTAGCCGTCGTTGGCGGTCTGGTCAAAACGGGCGAAATTCAAATCAGCAACGTTATCTATCTGATCGTCAGTGCCGCCGTTTTCCTGGTGGGTGGCGTCTGGGCCGGACGGCTGTTCATGCCCTTCTTCCTGTCCCTCGTAGCCAACCTCAAGACCCGAGGCCAACTGCTGATCAGTTCTCTCATCTTTGCCTTCACCCTGTCCTACATTGGCGCAGTCATCCAACTGGAAGCCATCCTAGGCGCGTTCATCGCCGGGTTGATTCTGGCCGAAACCGATCGCCGCAAGGAATTGGAAGAACAGGTCATCCCGATCGCCGATATGCTGGTGCCCGTCTTCTTCGTTGTCGTCGGAGCCAGAACCGATGTCAGCGTCCTGAATCCCTTTAACCCCAGCAACCGAGAAGGCTTAATTATTGCCGCCTTTCTGATCGTCGTCGCGATCGTCGGTAAGGTTGTCACCGGCTTTACCGTCTTTGGGCAACCGGGCATCAATCGACTGGCGATCGGCGTCGGCATGATTCCCCGAGGCGAAGTGGGCCTAGTCTTTGCCGCCTACGGGGCCAGCAGCGGCGTCCTGAATGCGTCCTTACAAGCGGCTATCATCGTCATGGTGATTTTGACCACCTTCCTGGCTCCGCCCCTGTTGCGCCTCGTGTTTGCCAGCAGCCTAACGCCAGAACTCACCAGTCAAGCTGACTAG
- a CDS encoding N-acetylmuramoyl-L-alanine amidase, with protein sequence MKRKISFYFLLAVFSFLISALPAQAGRLLQWRFDVRSSQLEFSTEDGVQPRAQFITNPGRLVIDLPGTVFGRKQLIEPVTGQQGVQSLRVGQFDPQTARIVLELVPGYSIDPTQVIFEGVTPRQWRVKLPPVRFVGTEASNTINLPPTQSSPPSQSPLPSIARTQVQSVRITGDGFYLRTTGTPPLPQVTRSNDRRQVYVDLPATSLSPSLSPRDLIVNQRGVSRAQISQLSGNPPIARLVLNVQPDGADWQASYSNLGGVVVIPKLPDSGPIGTNNPRPRDEAQEPRSTSLATIQAVDLEGDRIVVRANQRLTYTGTWDRLTGAYRILIPSSQFDRNVRGPRLAVNSPVMQIRLRQDNAQTSSILVTPAAGIQIGELNQPNAQTVTLQLRRGLSTVPPMPSNPGTQIPVPPPKQVPTPTIPRVPAGQVVVVIDPGHGGPDPGAVGIGGIQEKEIVLDISRQVAGILQQQGVSVVMTRQDDIDLDLQPRVDIAEQVRATVFVSIHANAISMSRPDISGLETYYYDSGLGLAQSIHRSVIEVTGARDRGVRKARFYVIRRTSMPSVLVETGFVTGQEDASRLATSGYRRQMAEGIARGILLYIRGGG encoded by the coding sequence ATGAAGCGTAAGATCTCTTTCTACTTTTTGCTAGCAGTCTTCTCTTTTCTGATCTCAGCCCTCCCAGCCCAGGCCGGACGGCTTTTGCAATGGCGGTTTGATGTTCGCAGCAGCCAACTGGAGTTTAGTACTGAGGATGGCGTGCAGCCCCGTGCGCAATTTATTACCAACCCAGGCCGCTTGGTGATCGATCTCCCAGGGACGGTGTTTGGTCGCAAGCAATTAATCGAACCCGTGACGGGCCAACAGGGAGTCCAGTCCCTGCGGGTCGGCCAGTTTGATCCTCAGACCGCGCGGATTGTCTTGGAATTGGTTCCTGGCTATTCGATCGATCCCACCCAGGTCATTTTTGAAGGCGTGACACCGCGCCAATGGCGGGTGAAGCTGCCTCCAGTGAGATTTGTCGGCACCGAAGCTTCCAATACGATTAACCTGCCGCCGACCCAAAGCAGCCCACCCAGCCAGTCTCCCTTGCCCAGCATTGCCCGCACCCAGGTGCAATCGGTACGCATCACGGGCGATGGCTTTTACCTGCGCACCACGGGCACACCGCCCCTGCCCCAGGTCACCCGCAGCAACGATCGTCGGCAAGTCTATGTCGATCTGCCCGCCACGAGTCTGTCCCCCAGCCTCAGCCCTCGGGATCTGATCGTCAATCAGCGGGGCGTCAGTCGCGCCCAGATCAGCCAACTGTCCGGCAATCCCCCGATCGCTCGCTTGGTGCTGAATGTGCAGCCCGATGGAGCCGATTGGCAGGCCAGCTACAGCAACTTGGGCGGGGTGGTCGTGATTCCCAAACTACCGGACAGTGGGCCAATCGGTACCAATAATCCCCGACCCCGCGACGAAGCCCAGGAACCCCGATCCACCAGCCTCGCGACGATTCAGGCCGTGGATTTAGAAGGCGATCGCATCGTTGTTCGGGCCAACCAGCGCCTGACCTATACGGGAACCTGGGATCGCCTCACCGGAGCCTACCGCATTCTCATTCCCAGCAGCCAGTTCGATCGCAATGTGCGGGGGCCACGATTAGCGGTCAACAGCCCTGTCATGCAGATTAGACTGCGGCAGGACAACGCCCAGACGAGTTCCATTTTGGTTACCCCAGCGGCTGGCATCCAGATTGGTGAACTGAACCAGCCCAACGCCCAAACCGTGACGTTACAACTGCGGCGTGGCCTGTCCACGGTGCCCCCCATGCCCTCCAATCCCGGCACCCAAATCCCCGTCCCGCCCCCGAAGCAAGTGCCCACCCCCACCATTCCTCGGGTTCCGGCAGGGCAAGTGGTGGTGGTCATTGATCCCGGCCATGGCGGCCCCGATCCCGGTGCCGTTGGCATCGGCGGCATCCAGGAAAAGGAAATCGTCCTGGATATTAGTCGTCAGGTGGCGGGCATCCTACAGCAACAGGGTGTCTCGGTGGTGATGACCCGCCAGGATGATATTGACTTGGATTTGCAACCTCGGGTGGACATTGCGGAGCAGGTTCGCGCCACGGTGTTTGTCAGCATCCACGCCAATGCCATCAGCATGAGCCGCCCCGATATCAGTGGTTTGGAAACCTACTACTACGACAGTGGGCTGGGGCTAGCGCAGTCGATTCACCGCAGTGTGATCGAGGTCACGGGCGCGCGCGATCGCGGCGTGCGGAAGGCGCGTTTCTACGTGATTCGCAGGACCAGTATGCCTTCGGTGTTGGTGGAAACGGGATTTGTCACCGGGCAGGAGGATGCCTCCCGCTTGGCCACTTCGGGCTATCGGCGGCAGATGGCAGAAGGAATTGCCCGTGGTATTCTGCTCTACATTCGAGGTGGTGGCTAG
- the murI gene encoding glutamate racemase, protein MNSAFDPAASLLALGHQSNLPIGVFDSGVGGLTVLREIYRQLPHESVLYFGDTARLPYGTRSREEILQFVHEILNWMLGRGVKMVIMACNTSSALALQEVRSQYNIPILGVIQPGAQAAAQVGQRIGVIATPATAKSNAYRSAIVDADPNAAVWQVGCPEFVPLIEANRVQDPETYAVAQGYLEPLIQNQIDTLVYGCTHYPHLAPVLRSILPSTVQLVDPAVHTAKVAGEELERLNLRNLHAALPTQFYVSGDPAPFVRLSRQWLGFTPTVQHVSLPELMEAAQAA, encoded by the coding sequence CTGAATTCAGCCTTTGACCCTGCGGCATCTCTGTTAGCGCTGGGCCACCAGAGCAACCTGCCGATCGGGGTGTTTGACAGTGGTGTGGGGGGCTTGACGGTTTTGCGGGAGATTTACCGTCAGTTACCCCATGAGTCGGTTTTGTACTTTGGGGATACGGCCCGTTTGCCCTACGGCACCCGCAGCCGAGAGGAAATTCTCCAGTTTGTCCATGAAATTTTGAACTGGATGCTGGGGCGTGGGGTCAAGATGGTGATCATGGCCTGCAATACCAGTTCGGCGCTGGCTTTGCAGGAAGTGCGATCGCAGTACAACATTCCCATCCTGGGGGTGATCCAGCCCGGTGCCCAAGCCGCCGCGCAGGTGGGACAGCGCATTGGGGTGATTGCAACGCCCGCCACTGCGAAAAGTAATGCCTATCGATCGGCGATCGTGGATGCCGATCCCAACGCAGCAGTGTGGCAGGTGGGCTGTCCGGAGTTTGTGCCGCTGATTGAGGCCAACCGAGTCCAGGATCCGGAAACCTATGCCGTGGCCCAGGGTTACCTAGAACCCTTGATTCAAAACCAGATTGATACCCTGGTCTATGGTTGCACCCACTACCCCCACCTTGCGCCGGTGCTGCGATCGATCCTGCCCAGTACCGTGCAGTTGGTTGATCCAGCGGTGCATACGGCCAAAGTTGCCGGGGAAGAACTCGAACGCTTGAACCTGCGCAATCTCCATGCGGCGTTGCCCACGCAGTTCTATGTCAGTGGCGATCCCGCTCCGTTTGTGAGACTATCGCGCCAGTGGCTAGGCTTTACGCCGACGGTGCAGCATGTTTCCCTCCCGGAACTTATGGAAGCGGCCCAAGCGGCCTAG